A window from Micromonospora terminaliae encodes these proteins:
- the pcaF gene encoding 3-oxoadipyl-CoA thiolase, protein MTVAYLVAGVRTPIGRYAGALAGVRPDDLAAHVIRELVARHPSVDWTRTDDVILGCANQAGEDNRNVARMAALLGGLPEEVPGSTVNRLCGSGLDALATAARAVVAGEADLLIAGGVESMSRAPFVMPKAATPFARTAEVYDTTIGWRLVNPLMKKGWGIDSMPETAENVAADFGVDRAAQDEFAYRSQQRAAKAQADGRLAEEIVPVTVPAGKRETKLVEVDEHPRETSLEKLAALPTPFREGGTVTAGNSSGVNDGAVALLVASAAAVERYGLTPLARVTGAAAAGVPPRIMGIGPVPATRKLLDRQGLGLADVDVIELNEAFAAQSVAVLRELGLPEDAEHVNPNGGAIALGHPLGASGARLALTAALELRRRGGRRALATMCIGVGQGISLLLESAA, encoded by the coding sequence ATGACCGTCGCATACCTCGTGGCCGGTGTCCGCACCCCGATCGGCCGGTACGCCGGCGCCCTCGCCGGGGTACGCCCCGACGACCTGGCCGCGCACGTGATCCGCGAGCTGGTCGCCCGCCACCCCTCGGTGGACTGGACCCGCACCGACGACGTGATCCTGGGCTGCGCCAACCAGGCCGGCGAGGACAACCGCAACGTGGCCCGGATGGCCGCGCTGCTCGGCGGCCTGCCCGAGGAGGTGCCCGGCAGCACGGTCAACCGGCTCTGCGGCTCCGGCCTGGACGCCCTCGCCACCGCCGCCCGCGCCGTCGTGGCCGGGGAGGCCGACCTGCTGATCGCCGGCGGGGTGGAGAGCATGAGCCGGGCGCCCTTCGTGATGCCGAAGGCGGCCACCCCGTTCGCCCGCACCGCCGAGGTCTACGACACCACCATCGGCTGGCGGCTGGTGAACCCGCTCATGAAGAAGGGGTGGGGCATCGACTCGATGCCGGAGACGGCGGAGAACGTCGCCGCCGACTTCGGCGTCGACCGGGCCGCGCAAGACGAGTTCGCGTACCGCTCCCAGCAGCGCGCCGCCAAGGCGCAGGCCGACGGCCGGCTGGCGGAGGAGATCGTGCCGGTGACCGTGCCGGCCGGCAAGCGGGAGACGAAGCTCGTCGAGGTCGACGAGCACCCCCGGGAGACGTCGCTGGAGAAGCTCGCGGCGCTGCCCACCCCGTTCCGCGAGGGCGGCACGGTGACCGCCGGCAACTCCTCCGGCGTCAACGACGGCGCGGTGGCCCTGCTGGTCGCCTCCGCGGCGGCCGTCGAGCGCTACGGCCTCACCCCGCTGGCCCGGGTCACCGGGGCGGCGGCGGCCGGCGTGCCGCCGCGGATCATGGGCATCGGGCCGGTCCCGGCCACCCGCAAGCTGCTCGACCGGCAGGGCCTGGGCCTCGCCGACGTCGACGTGATCGAGCTGAACGAGGCGTTCGCCGCCCAGTCGGTGGCGGTGCTGCGCGAGCTGGGGCTGCCCGAGGACGCCGAGCACGTCAACCCGAACGGCGGGGCCATCGCGCTGGGCCACCCGCTCGGCGCCAGCGGCGCC